The Chloroflexota bacterium genome contains a region encoding:
- a CDS encoding type II toxin-antitoxin system HicB family antitoxin yields MKKSKNAVLTYLLIIEATEDPDFFGFFAPDLDDFTGIGTSIADCVHKARQGIKEHTALLRTYGFPVPRPSRKPVITFLR; encoded by the coding sequence ATGAAGAAGAGCAAGAACGCTGTCCTCACATATTTACTGATAATCGAAGCGACCGAAGATCCTGACTTCTTCGGATTCTTTGCGCCTGACCTGGATGACTTCACTGGCATAGGCACTTCAATCGCAGATTGTGTTCATAAGGCCCGACAGGGAATCAAGGAACATACCGCGCTCTTGCGGACTTATGGATTCCCCGTCCCCAGGCCGAGCAGAAAACCTGTAATCACTT